A window of the Tursiops truncatus isolate mTurTru1 chromosome 14, mTurTru1.mat.Y, whole genome shotgun sequence genome harbors these coding sequences:
- the RTN4 gene encoding reticulon-4 isoform X4: MDGQKKTWKDKVVDLLYWRDIKKTGVVFGASLFLLLSLTVFSIVSVTAYIALALLSVTISFRIYKGVIQAIQKSDEGHPFRAYLESEVAISEELVQKYSNSALGHVNCTIKELRRLFLVDDLVDSLKFAVLMWVFTYVGALFNGLTLLILALISLFSVPVIYERHQAQIDHYLGLANKNVKDAMAKIQAKIPGLKRKAE, translated from the exons ttgttGACCTTCTCTATTGGAGAGACATTAAGAAGACTGGAGTGGTGTTTGGTGCCAGCTTATTCCTGCTGCTTTCATTGACGGTATTCAGCATTGTGAGTGTAACGGCCTACATTGCCTTGGCCCTGCTCTCTGTGACTATCAGCTTTAGGATATATAAGGGTGTGATCCAGGCTATCCAGAAATCTGATGAAGGCCACCCATTCAG gGCGTATTTGGAATCTGAAGTTGCTATATCTGAGGAGTTGGTTCAGAAGTACAGTAATTCTGCTCTTGGCCATGTGAACTGCACGATAAAAGAACTCAGACGCCTCTTCTTAGTTGATGATTTAGTTGATTCTCTGAAG tttgcAGTGTTGATGTGGGTATTTACCTATGTTGGTGCCTTGTTCAATGGTCTCACGCTACTGATCTTGG CTCTGATTTCACTCTTCAGTGTTCCTGTTATTTATGAACGGCATCAG GCGCAAATAGATCATTATCTAGGACTTGCAAATAAGAATGTTAAAGATGCTATGGCTAA AATCCAAGCAAAAATCCCTGGATTGAAGCGCAAAGCGGAATGA